Proteins encoded by one window of Camelus dromedarius isolate mCamDro1 chromosome 27, mCamDro1.pat, whole genome shotgun sequence:
- the DDX41 gene encoding probable ATP-dependent RNA helicase DDX41 codes for MEDSEPERKRARIDEATAAGSRSEAEDDDEDYVPYVPLRQRRQLLLQKLLQRRRKGAAEEEQQDSGSEPRGDEDDIPLGPQSNVSLLDQHQHLKEKAEARKESAKEKQLKEEEKILESVAEGRALMSVKEMAKGITYDDPIKTSWTPPRYVLSMSEERHERVRRKYHILVEGDGIPPPIKSFKEMKFPAAILRGLKKKGIHHPTPIQIQGIPTILSGRDMIGIAFTGSGKTLVFTLPVIMFCLEQEKRLPFSKREGPYGLIICPSRELARQTHGILEYYCRLLQEDSSPLLRCALCIGGMSVKEQMETIRHGVHMMVATPGRLMDLLQKKMVSLDICRYLALDEADRMIDMGFEGDIRTIFSYFKGQRQTLLFSATMPKKIQNFAKSALVKPVTINVGRAGAASLDVIQEVEYVKEEAKMVYLLECLQKTPPPVLIFAEKKADVDAIHEYLLLKGVEAVAIHGGKDQEERTKAIEAFREGKKDVLVATDVASKGLDFPAIQHVINYDMPEEIENYVHRIGRTGRSGNTGIATTFINKACDESVLMDLKALLLEAKQKVPPVLQVLHCGDESMLDIGGERGCAFCGGLGHRITDCPKLEAMQTKQVSNIGRKDYLAHSSMDF; via the exons CGCAAGGGAGCTGcggaggaggagcagcaggacAGCGGCAGCGAGCCCCGGGGAGATGAGGACGACATCCCGCTGGGCCCTCAGTCCAACGTCAGCCTCCTGGATCAGCACCAGCACCTCAAAGAGAAGGCTGAAG CCCGCAAGGAGTCTGCCAAGGAGAAGCagctgaaggaagaggagaaaatccTGGAGAGTGTGGCTGAGGGTCGAG CCTTGATGTCAGTGAAGGAGATGGCTAAGGGAATCACATACGATGACCCGATCAAAACTAG TTGGACACCCCCCCGTTACGTCCTGAGCATGTCTGAAGAGCGGCATGAGCGTGTACGGAGGAAGTACCACATCTTGGTAGAGGGGGATGGTATCCCCCCACCCATCAAGAGCTTCAAGGAAATGAAATTTCCTGCAG CCATCCTGAGAGGCCTGAAGAAGAAAGGCATCCACCACCCGACCCCCATTCAGATCCAGGGCATTCCCACCAT TTTGTCGGGCCGTGACATGATAGGCATTGCCTTCACGGGTTCAGGCAAGACGCTGGTGTTCACTTTGCCTGTCATCATGTTCTGCCTGGAACAGGAGAAGAGGCTACCTTTCTCTAAGCGTGAAGGGCCCTATGGACTCATTATCTGCCCCTCG CGGGAGCTGGCCCGGCAGACACACGGCATCCTGGAGTATTACTGCCGCCTACTACAGGAGGACAGCTCGCCGCTCCTGCGCTGTGCGCTCTGCATCGGGGGCATGTCTGTCAAAGAGCAGATGGAGACCATCCGACA TGGCGTTCACATGATGGTGGCCACCCCTGGGCGCCTCATGGATCTGCTGCAGAAGAAAATGGTCAGCCTGGACATCTGTCGTTATTTGGCCCTGGACGAGGCTGACCGCATGATCGACATGGGCTTCGAGGGTGACATCCGTACCATCTTCTCCTATTTCAAG GGCCAGCGACAGACCCTACTTTTCAGTGCCACCATGCCTAAGAAGATTCAGAACTTTGCCAAGAGCGCCCTGGTAAAGCCTGTCACGATCAACGTGGGGCGAGCAGGAGCTGCCAGCCTGGATGTCATCCAG GAAGTGGAATACGTGAAGGAGGAAGCCAAGATGGTGTACCTGCTGGAGTGCCTGCAGAAGACACCGCCACCC GTGCTCATCTTTGCAGAGAAGAAGGCAGATGTGGACGCCATCCACGAGTACCTGCTACTCAAGGGGGTCGAGGCCGTGGCCATCCATGGGGGCAAAG ACCAGGAGGAACGGACCAAGGCCATAGAGGCATTCCGGGAGGGCAAAAAGGATGTCCTAGTGGCCACAGATGTAGCCTCCAAGGGCCTGGACTTCCCCGCCATCCAGCACGTCATCAATTATGATATGCCTGAGGAGATCGAGAACTACG TGCATCGAATCGGCCGCACTGGGCGCTCAGGGAACACAGGCATCGCCACCACCTTCATCAACAAGGCCTGCG ACGAGTCAGTGCTGATGGACCTCAAAGCCCTGCTGCTGGAGGCCAAGCAGAAGGTTCCACCTGTGTTGCAGGTGCTGCACTGCGGGGACGAGTCCATGCTGGACATCGGAG GAGAGCGTGGCTGTGCCTTCTGCGGGGGCCTGGGCCATCGGATCACCGACTGCCCCAAACTCGAGGCTATGCAGACAAAGCAGGTTAGCAACATCGGCCGCAAGGACTACCTGGCCCACAGCTCCATGGATTTCTGA
- the DOK3 gene encoding docking protein 3: MELLETPVKDGILYQQHVKFGKKSWRKVWGLLYAGGPSGVARLESWEVRDGGQGPAGDRSAGPGRRGERRVIRLADCVSVLPADGESCPRDTGAFLLTTTERSHLLAAQHRQAWIGSICQLAFPGTGESSSGSGEAEAPKRGPVPMEENSIYSSWKEVGEFPVVVQRTEAAARCQLKGPYLLLLGQDAIQLSEPASPQALYTWPYRFLRKFGSDKDVFSFEAGRRCASGEGLFAFSSPRARDLCGAVATAIARQRERLSDPARPRPCPLPRATSLPSLEPPGELREAPPGPQAPGPRRAGAADAGPQSLPPLLSPAAPAEPVLYASVCKRASVPAGAAEHLYENLRLLEAAGPPASPIYHNSQDLSWPGPACDSSLEAQYRRLLELELADNGDSDEAGGSACPGSHTGFKAKLVTLLSRERRKGPAPCDRP; this comes from the exons ATGGAACTTCTGGAGACCCCCGTCAAGGACGGCATCCTCTACCAGCAGCACGTCAAGTTTGGCAAG AAGTCCTGGCGGAAGGTGTGGGGTCTGCTTTATGCAGGAGGCCCATCAGGCGTGGCACGGCTGGAGAGCTGGGAGGTCCGGGATGGTGGCCAGGGGCCAGCGGGTGACAGATCTGCAGGGCCTGGCCGGCGCGGGGAGCGGCGGGTCATCCGCCTGGCTGACTGCGTGTCCGTGCTGCCCGCCGACGGTGAGAGCTGCCCCCGGGACACTGGTGCCTTCCTGCTCACCACCACAGAGCGAAGCCACCTGCTGGCCGCACAGCACCGCCAGGCATGGATAGGCTCCATCTGCCAGCTGGCCTTCCCG GGCACAGGGGAGTCCTCCTCAGGATCAGGGGAGGCCGAAGCTCCCAAGAGGGGCCCGGTCCCCATGGAGGAGAACTCCATCTACTCCTCCTGGAAGGAAG TGGGCGAGTTCCCGGTGGTGGTGCAGAGGACAGAGGCTGCGGCCCGCTGCCAGCTCAAGGGGCCCTACCTCCTGCTGCTGGGCCAGGACGCCATCCAGCTGAGCGAGCCCGCGAGCCCCCAGGCCCTCTACACCTGGCCCTACCGCTTCCTGCGCAAGTTCGGCTCTGACAAG GACGTGTTCTCCTTCGAAGCCGGCCGCCGCTGCGCCTCGGGCGAGGGCCTCTTCGCCTTCAGCAGCCCCCGCGCCCGCGACCTGTGCGGGGCCGTGGCCACGGCGATCGCCCGCCAGCGGGAGCGCCTGTCCGATCCAGCGCGGCCCCGGCCCTGCCCCCTGCCGCGGGCCACCTCCCTGCCCTCGCTGGAGCCGCCGGGAGAGCTGCGCGAGGCGCCGCCGGGGCCCCAGGCGCCAGGCCCCCGGAGGGCTGGCGCGGCCGACGCGGGGCCCCAGAGCCTGCCGCCGCTGCTGAGCCCCGCGGCCCCCGCCGAGCCGGTGCTCTACGCCTCGGTGTGCAAGCGGGCCAGCGTGCCCGCGGGCGCCGCCGAGCACCTGTACGAGAACCTGCGCCTGCTGGAGGCCGCCGGCCCGCCGGCCAGCCCCATCTACCACAACAGCCAGGACCTGAGCTGGCCCGGCCCGGCCTGCGACAGCAGCCTGGAGGCCCAGTACCGGCGgctgctggagctggagctggccGACAACGGCGACAGCGACGAGGCGGGGGGCTCCGCCTGCCCCGGCTCCCACACGGGCTTCAAGGCCAAGCTGGTGACGCTGCTGAGCCGGGAGCGGAGGAAGGGCCCGGCCCCCTGCGACAGACCCTGA